A single window of Zea mays cultivar B73 chromosome 10, Zm-B73-REFERENCE-NAM-5.0, whole genome shotgun sequence DNA harbors:
- the LOC100272983 gene encoding indole-3-glycerol phosphate synthase, chloroplastic-like isoform X1, giving the protein MESLLASRSIRSSFSAVASTRGAASPRPSRVATLASAGAGARSRALRAGHTDDMLNAKELVQWENGLSFNDIAARQGIRIRRHCRPTASLKEIEEELGAPLNILEKIIWDKEIEVAEGHAKKPLEEVIQAATKAPPSRDFYGALEAAYKRNGVPALIAEVKKASPSRGVLRENFNPVEIAQAYEKNGAACLSILTDEKYFQGSFDNLEKVRSSGVKCPLLCKEFVIDKWQIYNARSKGADAILLIAAVLPDLDIRKFLQICEELGMTALIEVHDEREMERVLKINGVKLIGINNRSLETFVVDTSNTKMLLEKHGDIIREKGILVVGESGLFTPDDVAYVQNAGVSAVLVGESLVKQECPGRAIVGLFGKELLH; this is encoded by the exons ATGGAGTCTCTCCTCGCCTCGCGATCCATTAGGTCTTCCTTCTCCGCCGTCGCCAGCACCAGGGGCGCCGCTTCCCCCAGGCCCTCGCGCGTCGCCACCCTCGccagcgccggcgccggcgcccgcTCCCGCGCGCTCCGTGCTGGCCACACG GACGATATGCTGAACGCAAAGGAGCTGGTCCAATGGGAGAATGGCTTGTCATTCAATGACATAGCGGCTAGGCAGGGGATTCGCATCCGCAGACACTGCCGCCCCACTGCCTCCTTGAAGGAGATAGAGGAGGAGCTGGGAGCCCCCCTTAACATCCTAGAGAAGATCATTTGGGACAAGGAGATTGAAGTAGCTGAG GGGCATGCTAAGAAGCCTCTTGAGGAGGTGATTCAGGCTGCAACGAAAGCCCCTCCTTCAAGAGACTTCTATGGCGCTTTAGAAGCTGCCTACAAGCGTAATGGGGTGCCTGCATTGATTGCTGAGGTCAAGAAAGCATCCCCGAGTAGGGGTGTGCTCAGGGAGAACTTTAATCCT GTTGAAATTGCTCAAGCTTATGAAAAGAATGGAGCTGCATGTTTGAGCATTTTGACAGATGAGAAGTACTTTCAG GGAAGCTTTGATAATCTTGAAAAGGTGCGCAGCTCAGGAGTGAAG TGCCCTCTTCTCTGCAAGGAGTTTGTCATTGACAAGTGGCAAATCTATAATGCTCGCTCTAAGGGTGCTGATGCAATTCTACTAATTGCTGCTGTGCTACCAGATCTTGACATAAGGAAATTTCTTCAGATTTGCGAAGAGTTGGGAATGACAGCTCTTATTGAG GTTCATGATGAAAGAGAGATGGAACGTGTGCTGAAGATAAATGGAGTTAAGCTTATTGGTATCAATAACCGAAGCCTTG AGACATTTGTTGTTGATACTTCGAACACCAAGATGTTGCTCGAGAAACATGGGGATATCATCAGGGAGAAGGGAATTTTG GTTGTTGGTGAATCAGGTCTGTTTACTCCGGATGATGTTGCTTATGTTCAGAATGCTGGCGTTTCTGCT GTTTTGGTTGGGGAATCCCTGGTGAAGCAAGAGTGCCCTGGACGAGCCATTGTTGGGTTATTTGGCAAAGAACTGCTGCACTGA
- the LOC100272983 gene encoding Indole-3-glycerol phosphate synthase, chloroplastic-like codes for MESLLASRSIRSSFSAVASTRGAASPRPSRVATLASAGAGARSRALRAGHTDSILEVLAQDDMLNAKELVQWENGLSFNDIAARQGIRIRRHCRPTASLKEIEEELGAPLNILEKIIWDKEIEVAEGHAKKPLEEVIQAATKAPPSRDFYGALEAAYKRNGVPALIAEVKKASPSRGVLRENFNPVEIAQAYEKNGAACLSILTDEKYFQGSFDNLEKVRSSGVKCPLLCKEFVIDKWQIYNARSKGADAILLIAAVLPDLDIRKFLQICEELGMTALIEVHDEREMERVLKINGVKLIGINNRSLETFVVDTSNTKMLLEKHGDIIREKGILVVGESGLFTPDDVAYVQNAGVSAVLVGESLVKQECPGRAIVGLFGKELLH; via the exons ATGGAGTCTCTCCTCGCCTCGCGATCCATTAGGTCTTCCTTCTCCGCCGTCGCCAGCACCAGGGGCGCCGCTTCCCCCAGGCCCTCGCGCGTCGCCACCCTCGccagcgccggcgccggcgcccgcTCCCGCGCGCTCCGTGCTGGCCACACG GACTCAATCCTTGAGGTGCTGGCACAGGACGATATGCTGAACGCAAAGGAGCTGGTCCAATGGGAGAATGGCTTGTCATTCAATGACATAGCGGCTAGGCAGGGGATTCGCATCCGCAGACACTGCCGCCCCACTGCCTCCTTGAAGGAGATAGAGGAGGAGCTGGGAGCCCCCCTTAACATCCTAGAGAAGATCATTTGGGACAAGGAGATTGAAGTAGCTGAG GGGCATGCTAAGAAGCCTCTTGAGGAGGTGATTCAGGCTGCAACGAAAGCCCCTCCTTCAAGAGACTTCTATGGCGCTTTAGAAGCTGCCTACAAGCGTAATGGGGTGCCTGCATTGATTGCTGAGGTCAAGAAAGCATCCCCGAGTAGGGGTGTGCTCAGGGAGAACTTTAATCCT GTTGAAATTGCTCAAGCTTATGAAAAGAATGGAGCTGCATGTTTGAGCATTTTGACAGATGAGAAGTACTTTCAG GGAAGCTTTGATAATCTTGAAAAGGTGCGCAGCTCAGGAGTGAAG TGCCCTCTTCTCTGCAAGGAGTTTGTCATTGACAAGTGGCAAATCTATAATGCTCGCTCTAAGGGTGCTGATGCAATTCTACTAATTGCTGCTGTGCTACCAGATCTTGACATAAGGAAATTTCTTCAGATTTGCGAAGAGTTGGGAATGACAGCTCTTATTGAG GTTCATGATGAAAGAGAGATGGAACGTGTGCTGAAGATAAATGGAGTTAAGCTTATTGGTATCAATAACCGAAGCCTTG AGACATTTGTTGTTGATACTTCGAACACCAAGATGTTGCTCGAGAAACATGGGGATATCATCAGGGAGAAGGGAATTTTG GTTGTTGGTGAATCAGGTCTGTTTACTCCGGATGATGTTGCTTATGTTCAGAATGCTGGCGTTTCTGCT GTTTTGGTTGGGGAATCCCTGGTGAAGCAAGAGTGCCCTGGACGAGCCATTGTTGGGTTATTTGGCAAAGAACTGCTGCACTGA